A stretch of Lysobacter sp. K5869 DNA encodes these proteins:
- a CDS encoding DUF1552 domain-containing protein, translating to MTHPYARRIFLRNLAIAASAAAMGLPLFGCGKPRMQALAGGAKLKVVFFVVPDGLAVDSWRGGAFGDGLGLWHPTANADDSADFQLRDVSAELTAHRAKSLYLRGVMLGEGNSGHNGWNVLLRDRAAQLPSIDVVLGRDPAMAGLNPAFRSLFSGPHAGIDGSPWFVSWTGAGAIRTPERDPVLLHEAIFGLPSRAVRAAQTRGKHIFEPALADIRELRERLSGAQRQKLDTQLDSIEQVMADMEDELPHPGECRVDTAPESHPIASAEFRTRVQAAHERVVANALACGITRVATVQIARSAEQLNILDVTSAKNPHDCAHRYAGEAEWSGTRKWYARRAKLFMDELARYDDPDVDGDKLIDHTLVIVTSEMADGAPEHQIDMPLLFMGGASGLLRNGSGNGRYFSIAPQADRDHHTGNPVIGQRFVDMPRIWNTVAAACGVEPPYPGDVVTGIFNNVS from the coding sequence ATGACGCATCCATACGCACGCCGCATCTTCCTTCGCAACCTGGCGATCGCCGCGTCGGCGGCGGCGATGGGCCTGCCGTTGTTCGGCTGCGGCAAGCCGCGCATGCAGGCGTTGGCGGGCGGGGCGAAGCTCAAGGTGGTGTTCTTCGTCGTGCCCGACGGGTTGGCCGTGGATTCCTGGCGCGGCGGCGCTTTCGGCGACGGTCTGGGGTTATGGCATCCCACCGCGAACGCCGACGACAGCGCCGACTTCCAGCTTCGCGACGTGAGCGCCGAACTGACCGCTCACCGCGCGAAGTCGTTGTATCTGCGCGGCGTGATGTTGGGCGAGGGCAACTCGGGCCATAACGGTTGGAACGTGTTGTTGCGCGACCGGGCGGCGCAGTTGCCCAGCATCGACGTGGTCCTGGGGCGCGACCCGGCCATGGCCGGCTTGAACCCCGCGTTCCGCTCGCTGTTTTCGGGGCCGCACGCGGGCATCGACGGATCGCCGTGGTTCGTGTCCTGGACCGGCGCGGGCGCGATCAGAACGCCGGAGCGCGACCCCGTGTTGCTGCACGAGGCGATCTTCGGACTGCCCAGCCGCGCGGTGCGCGCCGCGCAAACGCGAGGCAAGCATATTTTCGAGCCCGCGCTGGCGGATATCCGCGAGTTGCGCGAGCGCCTGTCGGGAGCGCAGAGGCAAAAGCTCGATACGCAACTGGATTCCATCGAACAGGTCATGGCCGACATGGAGGACGAACTGCCGCATCCGGGAGAATGCCGCGTCGATACCGCGCCGGAGTCGCACCCGATCGCCTCCGCCGAATTCCGCACCCGCGTCCAGGCCGCGCACGAGCGGGTCGTCGCCAACGCCCTGGCTTGCGGGATCACTCGGGTCGCGACGGTCCAGATCGCGCGCTCGGCCGAGCAGTTGAACATCCTCGACGTCACCAGCGCGAAGAACCCGCACGATTGCGCGCATCGCTACGCGGGCGAGGCGGAGTGGAGCGGGACGAGAAAATGGTATGCGCGCCGCGCCAAGCTGTTCATGGATGAGCTGGCGCGCTACGACGATCCCGATGTCGACGGCGACAAGCTGATCGACCACACCTTGGTGATCGTGACCAGCGAGATGGCCGACGGCGCGCCCGAGCACCAGATCGACATGCCGCTGCTGTTCATGGGAGGCGCGTCGGGGTTGCTGCGCAACGGCAGCGGCAACGGTCGCTACTTCAGCATCGCGCCGCAAGCCGATCGCGACCATCACACCGGTAATCCCGTCATCGGTCAGCGCTTCGTCGACATGCCGCGCATCTGGAACACGGTGGCCGCGGCTTGTGGCGTCGAGCCGCCTTATCCGGGCGATGTGGTGACCGGGATATTCAACAACGTCAGCTAG
- a CDS encoding 4'-phosphopantetheinyl transferase superfamily protein: protein MDEKGSMSAPMPIPGTVASARRLEASRSNIDVWLTYYDEIVDDGHLLKLRKLLSDDEVAQEGRFYFADDRKRYLVTRAMVRTLLSRYAPVAPERWEFSKNAYGRPTIANSILDADDRVHDLSFNISHTRGLIALAVSRDRDLGIDVENVATRRFCLDVAHRYFAPSEVAELSCVAPAGQQDRFFEYWTLKESYIKARSMGLSLPLDGFSFQFPHRSAVRIKIEPELSDDAERWSLWQYRPTTDYLMAICAERRDGAHPSVSMRKFIPLVGDVPLSAQHLRSSEPC, encoded by the coding sequence ATGGACGAGAAAGGAAGCATGTCTGCGCCAATGCCAATCCCGGGGACCGTTGCTTCTGCGCGCCGCCTCGAAGCCAGCCGGTCGAATATCGATGTGTGGCTCACCTACTACGACGAGATCGTCGATGACGGCCACCTCCTCAAACTAAGAAAGTTACTTAGTGATGACGAAGTGGCGCAGGAAGGCCGTTTCTACTTCGCCGACGACAGAAAGCGCTATCTGGTCACGCGAGCGATGGTGCGCACCCTGCTCTCGCGTTACGCCCCCGTCGCTCCGGAACGCTGGGAGTTCTCGAAGAACGCCTATGGCCGCCCCACGATCGCGAACTCGATCCTGGACGCCGACGATCGCGTTCATGACCTCAGCTTCAACATCTCGCACACCCGCGGCCTGATCGCGCTCGCGGTGAGCCGCGATCGCGACTTGGGGATCGATGTCGAGAATGTCGCTACGCGCCGGTTCTGCCTCGACGTAGCGCATCGGTACTTCGCTCCCAGCGAGGTGGCGGAGCTCTCATGCGTCGCTCCGGCTGGGCAGCAGGATCGATTCTTCGAGTACTGGACCCTCAAGGAGTCCTATATCAAGGCTCGCAGCATGGGGCTTTCGCTGCCGCTGGACGGCTTCAGCTTCCAGTTCCCGCATCGCAGCGCGGTGCGCATCAAGATCGAGCCGGAACTGAGCGACGACGCCGAACGCTGGAGCTTATGGCAGTACCGGCCGACCACGGACTACTTGATGGCGATCTGCGCCGAGCGTCGCGACGGCGCGCACCCCAGCGTCTCGATGCGGAAGTTCATCCCCTTGGTGGGCGACGTTCCGCTGAGCGCGCAGCACCTCAGGAGTTCGGAGCCCTGTTAG
- a CDS encoding DUF1592 domain-containing protein: MSASASAAMGHRLLFIAATALALTAASGCGRDGKSDGAAAGRAAKALQCDAPPYFAETSYQQGDRVQNKGQLYECWRDEDGPPLGPGSWQWCAQSAYEPGGPNGDWWPNAWKHIDSCDGGGGDGNRLVLQFAMASDTVLSHRRNAAAAPPASTPVTGTLRCKGEETPISGTWGTGIRVDALKRCDYHLTLNPIDGRLPLTSPAQVTFTHDAGERRDLLVEYRPELKVDKLRTIPGMKIEVFAQGLRQPRQMTMGKGVLYVGSSAIPSYAYKGIAGFVYALPLDATGRPTGAIHLIASSLEEPMGVAYRDGDLYYATTGALHRVRNVDATYQNAQSEQVFKFPADDTPFPLPALETGSTTRIWHMKHPLHFNPYDRDDEGLYTAVGVPCNLCMVPADPRYGTLLRYDLATGKATILAQGVRNSVGFDWHPDTHEIWFSDNNRQGFDNPEEINRLASAGQHFGRPYVFGRDTLGFTQAEYDKPEQEIVPKLVQGAIVSDKPLSAIDPKHYVPPALALATNTAPSGLKFWNGVAGPVATRRFLVAQHGLGKTAARPGLNLLMVTVASDSRVLQEFPVIDGWIQDFDKADAYCLTDACVGRPTDLLILDERSFLLSDDVAGVIYKVSYDPAAVRDASLTLQAGEPPSPNIAGRMIGGHLIDPQGHERYFQLAWNAPPIVMSGVADGVYKVRLADIQADDGTVWIPLIRQQEVAVDASHKHPVVQLGYRERPTDIAVEVRIHAPAKPASVGEPQWHVDIRSGQETRRQAIAWGGSAAITLTYGDHDIVYPYYPGALPQPSLERVSVNEESEDFDLKAMSYRALGNLGEVVLAETCINCHSPEFFDDPRKAHTWDVAGKDALIARIKAMPVSGHCDDVCAGAVSSHLIETVWAPYLNPTESFGVRQVRLLATQEYQNSVADLFHVAVNPAKLPALESDREFKYPGQAELGVLSAEAVKKYFDLAVEVAAKADLAALGYHGSADARAFVSKTGRKAFRRPLTDAEIARYAALATDEQGARDALAAMLVSPYFLYRSELGVSVRGGAAKLTPEELATALSFSFLGTTPQEALLDRAASGGLDTPEEIGAEVDRMMQSDAGIAQFARFIRYYTNTPREIQRKPGLDDDTIQAMREEQRLFAGDLFKTTGATMDELFNPAYTYLNATLAAHYGIGGVSGEQFRKVDVDEKRGGLLHQGITQVATSDYEATALVRRGIMIRENMFCHVFGAPVEADPDEPEFPDRAISTRERWDAINGQHASAGRCWQCHQFMNDTGASMEHYDSAGRYRELERAYNFDQYDEMVRIDAAGPLLDGTGSFDLGPVENVRGIARILPKNPAAQACMADSYFRYAFGNKADQQSIGAVRKMSDVLKAGGSLRDMLRAMALSQAYLYKKDRD, translated from the coding sequence ATGAGCGCTAGCGCATCCGCGGCGATGGGCCATCGCCTGTTGTTCATCGCTGCAACCGCGCTCGCGCTGACCGCCGCTTCCGGCTGCGGCCGCGACGGCAAGAGCGACGGCGCCGCGGCGGGCAGGGCGGCGAAGGCGCTGCAATGCGACGCGCCTCCTTATTTCGCCGAAACCTCCTATCAGCAGGGCGATCGGGTGCAGAACAAGGGCCAGCTCTACGAGTGCTGGCGAGACGAGGACGGCCCGCCGCTCGGTCCCGGCAGCTGGCAGTGGTGCGCGCAGTCGGCTTACGAGCCGGGCGGACCGAACGGCGATTGGTGGCCCAATGCATGGAAGCACATCGATTCGTGCGATGGCGGCGGCGGGGACGGCAATCGACTGGTGCTGCAGTTCGCGATGGCGAGCGATACGGTCCTGAGCCATCGGCGCAACGCCGCGGCGGCGCCGCCCGCGTCGACCCCGGTCACCGGCACCTTGCGATGCAAAGGCGAAGAAACGCCCATCAGCGGCACTTGGGGGACGGGCATCCGGGTCGACGCGCTCAAACGCTGCGATTACCACCTGACTCTGAATCCGATCGACGGGCGCTTGCCGCTGACCTCGCCCGCGCAGGTCACCTTCACGCACGACGCCGGCGAGCGGCGCGATCTGCTCGTGGAATATCGGCCCGAATTGAAAGTAGACAAGCTGCGGACGATCCCCGGCATGAAGATCGAGGTCTTCGCCCAGGGCCTGCGGCAACCCCGACAGATGACCATGGGCAAAGGGGTGCTCTATGTCGGCTCGAGCGCGATACCGTCGTACGCCTACAAAGGCATCGCGGGCTTCGTCTACGCGCTGCCGCTGGACGCGACGGGACGCCCGACGGGAGCGATCCACCTCATCGCGTCGTCGCTGGAAGAACCGATGGGCGTGGCCTACCGCGACGGCGATCTCTACTACGCCACCACCGGCGCCCTGCATCGGGTCCGCAACGTCGATGCGACCTATCAGAACGCGCAGTCGGAACAGGTGTTCAAGTTTCCCGCGGACGACACGCCGTTTCCGCTGCCCGCGCTGGAGACCGGATCGACCACGCGCATCTGGCATATGAAGCACCCGCTGCATTTCAACCCGTACGACCGTGACGACGAAGGGCTCTACACGGCGGTCGGCGTGCCGTGCAATCTGTGCATGGTGCCCGCCGATCCGCGTTACGGGACCTTGCTCCGCTACGACCTCGCCACGGGCAAGGCCACGATCCTTGCTCAGGGCGTGCGCAATTCCGTCGGCTTCGACTGGCATCCCGACACCCACGAGATCTGGTTCAGCGACAACAACCGGCAGGGCTTCGACAACCCCGAGGAAATCAACCGGCTGGCGAGCGCGGGTCAGCATTTCGGCCGTCCTTATGTGTTCGGCCGCGACACGCTCGGGTTCACCCAAGCCGAATACGACAAACCCGAACAGGAAATCGTGCCCAAGCTCGTGCAGGGCGCGATCGTGTCGGACAAGCCGCTGAGCGCGATCGATCCCAAGCACTACGTCCCGCCGGCGTTGGCGCTGGCCACCAACACCGCGCCGTCCGGGCTCAAGTTCTGGAACGGGGTTGCGGGCCCGGTCGCCACCCGGCGCTTTCTGGTCGCGCAGCACGGCCTGGGCAAGACCGCGGCGCGGCCGGGCTTGAATCTGCTGATGGTCACCGTGGCGAGCGATTCGCGCGTGCTGCAGGAGTTCCCGGTGATCGACGGCTGGATCCAGGACTTCGACAAGGCCGACGCTTACTGTTTGACCGACGCCTGCGTGGGCCGGCCGACGGACCTGCTGATCCTCGACGAGCGCAGTTTTCTGCTGTCCGACGATGTGGCCGGCGTGATCTACAAGGTCAGCTACGACCCGGCCGCCGTGCGCGACGCGTCGCTGACGCTGCAGGCGGGCGAACCGCCGTCGCCGAACATCGCCGGCCGCATGATCGGCGGGCATCTGATCGATCCGCAGGGGCACGAACGCTATTTCCAACTGGCCTGGAACGCGCCGCCGATCGTCATGAGCGGCGTCGCCGACGGCGTCTACAAGGTGCGGCTGGCCGACATCCAGGCCGACGACGGGACGGTTTGGATCCCGCTGATCCGCCAACAAGAGGTTGCGGTCGATGCGAGCCACAAGCATCCGGTCGTGCAACTCGGTTACCGCGAGCGTCCGACCGACATCGCGGTCGAGGTGCGGATCCACGCGCCGGCCAAGCCTGCATCGGTCGGCGAGCCGCAATGGCACGTCGATATCCGCAGCGGGCAAGAGACGCGTCGGCAAGCGATCGCTTGGGGCGGCTCCGCGGCGATCACGCTGACCTACGGCGATCACGACATCGTCTACCCCTACTATCCCGGCGCGCTGCCGCAACCGAGCCTGGAGCGGGTGTCGGTCAACGAGGAAAGCGAAGACTTCGATCTCAAGGCGATGAGCTATCGCGCGCTCGGCAACCTGGGCGAGGTCGTCCTCGCCGAGACCTGCATCAACTGCCACTCGCCGGAGTTCTTCGACGACCCGCGCAAGGCGCACACCTGGGACGTGGCGGGCAAGGATGCGTTGATCGCCAGGATCAAGGCGATGCCGGTATCGGGGCATTGCGACGACGTCTGCGCCGGCGCGGTGTCGTCCCACCTGATCGAGACGGTTTGGGCGCCCTATCTGAACCCGACCGAGTCGTTCGGCGTGCGCCAAGTGAGGTTGCTGGCGACGCAGGAGTATCAGAACAGCGTGGCCGACTTGTTCCATGTCGCCGTCAATCCGGCGAAGTTGCCCGCGTTGGAGTCGGATCGCGAGTTCAAGTATCCGGGGCAGGCCGAGCTGGGCGTGCTGTCGGCTGAAGCCGTGAAGAAATACTTCGACCTGGCCGTCGAGGTCGCCGCGAAGGCCGATCTGGCCGCGTTGGGCTACCACGGCAGCGCCGATGCGCGGGCCTTCGTGTCCAAGACCGGCCGCAAGGCGTTCCGGCGGCCGCTGACCGACGCCGAGATCGCGCGCTACGCCGCGCTCGCCACCGATGAGCAGGGCGCGCGCGACGCGTTGGCGGCGATGCTGGTATCGCCTTATTTCCTGTATCGCAGCGAGCTGGGCGTCTCCGTCCGCGGCGGCGCGGCCAAGTTGACGCCGGAAGAACTGGCGACGGCCTTGTCGTTCTCCTTCCTGGGAACGACGCCGCAGGAAGCGCTGTTGGATCGGGCCGCCAGCGGTGGCCTGGACACGCCGGAGGAGATCGGCGCCGAGGTCGATCGGATGATGCAGTCCGACGCCGGCATCGCCCAGTTCGCGCGTTTCATCCGTTACTACACCAACACGCCGCGTGAGATACAGCGCAAGCCGGGGCTCGACGACGACACGATCCAGGCCATGCGCGAAGAGCAACGCTTGTTCGCCGGCGACCTGTTCAAGACCACCGGTGCGACGATGGACGAGCTGTTCAACCCGGCCTACACCTACTTGAACGCGACGCTGGCCGCGCACTACGGCATCGGCGGCGTTTCGGGCGAGCAGTTCCGCAAGGTCGACGTCGACGAGAAGCGCGGCGGCCTGCTCCACCAGGGCATCACCCAGGTGGCGACATCGGACTACGAGGCCACGGCGCTGGTGCGGCGCGGGATCATGATCCGCGAAAACATGTTCTGCCATGTCTTCGGCGCCCCGGTGGAAGCCGATCCCGACGAGCCCGAGTTTCCGGACCGCGCGATCAGCACCCGCGAGCGCTGGGACGCGATCAACGGCCAGCACGCGTCGGCGGGACGATGCTGGCAATGCCATCAGTTCATGAACGATACCGGCGCGTCGATGGAGCACTACGACTCGGCGGGGCGCTATCGCGAACTCGAGCGCGCCTACAACTTCGATCAGTACGACGAGATGGTGCGGATCGACGCGGCGGGCCCGCTGCTCGACGGAACCGGCTCCTTCGATCTGGGGCCGGTCGAGAACGTCCGCGGCATCGCCAGGATCTTGCCGAAGAACCCGGCGGCGCAAGCCTGCATGGCCGACAGCTACTTCCGCTACGCCTTCGGAAACAAGGCCGACCAGCAAAGCATCGGCGCCGTGCGCAAGATGAGCGACGTGCTCAAGGCGGGCGGTTCGCTGCGCGACATGCTCCGGGCGATGGCGCTGTCCCAGGCCTACCTCTACAAAAAGGACAGGGACTGA
- a CDS encoding metallophosphoesterase, with protein sequence MKLFALSDIHIDYPDNARWVDKLSDTDYRDDVLILAGDITEDTRLLGWCLERFAAKFRQVLFVPGNHDLWVRREAGDTCSLRKFEQVMAIAEDSGASSRPYSHGDTLIVPLLGWYDYSFGQPNNDLRMLWMDFRACRWPDGIGPEQVTEHFLRMNPKSLPAAARQRRVVTFSHFLPRLDLIPRFVPASMHFLSPVLGSSGIERQLRALGADTHVYGHSHINRRITIDGVTYINNAFGYPQESMISARRLVEIG encoded by the coding sequence ATGAAGCTGTTCGCCCTGTCCGACATCCATATCGACTATCCCGACAACGCCCGATGGGTCGATAAGTTGTCGGACACGGACTATCGCGACGATGTCCTGATTCTTGCCGGCGACATCACCGAAGACACTCGCCTGCTCGGGTGGTGCCTCGAGCGTTTCGCCGCCAAGTTCCGCCAGGTGCTGTTCGTTCCGGGCAATCACGATCTGTGGGTCCGGCGCGAAGCGGGCGACACGTGTTCGTTGCGCAAGTTCGAGCAGGTGATGGCCATCGCCGAAGATTCCGGCGCATCCAGCCGCCCCTACAGTCACGGAGATACGCTGATCGTGCCCTTGCTCGGGTGGTACGACTACTCCTTCGGCCAGCCGAACAACGACCTGCGCATGTTGTGGATGGATTTCCGCGCGTGCCGCTGGCCGGATGGCATCGGTCCGGAACAGGTGACCGAACACTTCCTCAGGATGAACCCGAAATCGCTTCCGGCAGCGGCGCGGCAGAGGCGGGTAGTAACGTTTTCGCACTTTCTGCCTCGGCTCGATCTGATCCCGCGGTTCGTTCCCGCCTCCATGCACTTTCTCAGCCCGGTGCTCGGCAGCAGCGGCATAGAGCGGCAGTTGCGCGCGCTCGGCGCGGATACGCATGTCTATGGCCACAGCCACATCAATCGACGGATCACCATCGACGGCGTGACGTACATCAACAACGCCTTCGGATACCCGCAGGAGAGCATGATTTCCGCGCGTCGATTGGTCGAGATCGGCTAA